In the genome of Artemia franciscana chromosome 20, ASM3288406v1, whole genome shotgun sequence, the window gttggggggaacctcAAATCTCGGataacgcttagaatggagggatcgggataaacttggtgggaaaaataagcagaagtcctagatacgtgattgtcataaccggaacggatctgctctgtttggaggagttgggggggggggggattattctgaaaattagaaaaatgaggtatttttaacttacgaaggaataatcggatcttaatgaaatttgaagtttgggagaatatcgtgtctcagagctcttattttaaatcccgatcggatccggtgacattgaggggagttggggggagcctaaaatcttggaaaacgctaagaatggagagatcgggatgaaacttggtgggaaaaatagcacaaatcctagatacgtgattggcataaccggaacggatccactctctttggggaagttaaggggagggttaattctgaaaaaatagaaaaaatgagtaccagaccagattaaattagaaacagtcatttatccgatttgactatctgtggggggagtggagggacggctaattaaaaaaaaaatgggaaaaaatgagatatttttaacttacgagtgggagatcggatcctaatgtattttgatatttagaaggaccttgtgactcaaagctcttattttaaatcccaaccggcattaagcctctgattttccttttaaagcaatcatTGAttgttagaattttgccagagctcatatcataggagctcttggctcttcttgacctcgtcacaagtgccatatgagctcttagctctagTTTTTGgtgaatagtatataaatataagtagtttcaaaaatttattaaatactcctAAGGGGTTTTcttcctcccttacctgtatttatgaccccagggcaaggcTGCCGAATGTTTGTTATGTACCTTCAGGAACATATCACTTTAAATGACATGAATTTAATAGTATAAGCATTACTCCGcaaagcaaagtatatgattaccccggttccaaacaggggtaatcagtcatttatgaacgagcctaTTAATCATCGACTATATGAGATaatggggaaaaaccaaaatattctaagatacggcactattaggaataaaatgcgattctgtggaactaaaatggacggATAGCCTACaactttagattaaaaaaaaattatgtttgtacattttataggcctacaatcggtgtttctttacttttaaaggccaataatgtttaaaataatgtgtttttaagaataatgttcttttaaaaaatgatattcttatattttataggcctacaatcgttgtttctttacttttgaaggccaataatgtttaaaataatgtttttttaagaataatgtttttttaaataatattcatGCATTTTATTggcgtacaatcggtgtttctttacttttaaagccaAACTcttatctgctttgtaacagctttgtaacctaaaaaattccaattcgtatgaagtgttaaaaatgatattgcctcaaggtgttgttaccaattatacatgttttcaacttccttttaaatctggttGTAATGCTAgggagatgtcaacattcttaatgattttCTGGCAAACCCTTcaaggagtgcttaagccaatgagaaaggaggaaatattgaataataagaattattgctaaaaatcatctcttataactacaaacttaagaATCTTTGGGATAATTTatcggtataagatctacaaaacaacataaaaatcaaggctgtatgatttgtacaacccttttaaatagtaaaggaagaatatcttaaatggccaattttaaaggaaactgatgataataaaaaaaaaaattcacggccaaaaattttggaatcttgtggcaaatcgagaggctactttacaattctctacgtcttctaaaagtagttttattactacttttaaaattagaggtgtccccactaataaattttttatgaagctctaaagaaaaaaatgcaaattttttcggcctattcatgttaaagctttcaatgaagcctcagtaattttttcatcaaagaatctgctcgtgcctgttgttaatacgcatttcaatactataggaaaatagcattggcttcaaacctggGAGAATGACCTTAACATCAGTTGCTCAATGtcccagaaaaaaatacattggttTTTAATAAACCAATATgggtataagatctacaaaacgacaTAAAAATCCAGGCTGTATGATTGGTACAacccttttaaatagtaaaggaagaatatcttaaatggccaattttaaaggaaactgatggtaataaaaaaaaaaaaaattcacggccaaaaattttggaatcttgtggcaaatcgagaggctactttacaattctctacgtcttctaaaagtatttttattaatacttttaaaattagaggtgtccccactaattaattttttatgaagctctaaagaaaaaaaatgcaaatttgttcggcctattcatgttaaagctttcaatgaagcctcagtaattttttcatcaaagaatctgctcgtgcctggtgttaatacgcatttcactgctataggaaaataacattggcttcaaacctggGAGAATGACCTTAACATCAGTTGGTCAGCGtcccagaaaaaaatacattggttGCCTTAGGATGTATATCTAAGAACATGATATCATCAAAGAGTTGTTGGCTCAGTCGACTGATGTTTTGTTCTTTTACCATAGGAAATCAGGGGTCTCACATTCGATTTCTATATAAggcataaatttcataaaattaatgaaaaactgCCTAGAAGCTAAAAAATGCAtcattggaaaagaaaacatgtcAACATCTTTAATTGTAGTGAACAATAGCACCATCTACGAGTTTGGCTAGGTAGATGACAGCATTGGGGGAATCCTCATTCTATTTTGGTCTTTAAAAAATTGCCGGTGCCGGGGATAAAAAGGGGGACCGGCCGCTTAAACGAATAGGCCCCTTACTACTTATAATGTATTGTGTAATGTCTTTAAATTCCCCAAGTAGTGTGTTCtttaaatagttacttttcttcatTACTGCTTGAATACCATCTACATCAATAGCACCCCCGCTTGCCCCCgtcccaataaaaatgctgtagCTACTCCCCTGAGAGGGATGAattaaaaagagggaaaaaaggaaatatattcgTAACTAAGATCTGTCtccttttcttctatttcattCACCGGTAAAAAGTTTGATGAAACGTAGATATTTCACCTAGAAACATACTGGTCTGAATGTATTTGCGTTCAAAtccgcttcttttttttgcttcaaatttCAGTTTCCAGTTTTTGGTCCTCAGAAAGATAGACAGATTTCCTTTCTTAATAACTATTGCTTTTCGACATTCTGtaaattttccttgtttttcagaTGAATCGAGGTGGAAACAGGAGGCCCTGGGGTCGCCCTTGGCCTAGAAATAGGGGAAAGGCTTTTTACCAAAACGGCATTAAGCAACCTCTTTCTGAGTCTGTCATGCTCCAAATAACCGATGAGGCAATGAAAGGATGGAGCCTTTACTTTTATGATGCTAGATATGATGAATCGTCTATCACTATTCAACGAATTTCCGCGCTTTGTACGTTTTTTTCTGATCAGTTGGATTCACAGCATGCCAAGGATGTGGCAAAAAACGGATATTTTCAAATAGAGTTTTCAACGCTTGTGAACAATGACAGTCTGAAATTGTCAATACCagatttgaaagaaattatCAGTGACAATGCAGAATATGCTTTTAAATGTTTTGGGTTAGCTGTTTATACTGTGATATCAACTAAAGTAGATATGCCAGCAGTTATTCCTAGAGTCAATGTGAGACTTATAAATTGTGAGCCTTTATATCAATTAAAGAGCATAAAAGCGAATTTATTTGGTAAGCTCGTCACTGTAAAAGGAACTGTAATCAGAGTAACGAACGTCAAACCAATGGTTAAATTTTTAGCTTTCAAATGCCGTTCTTGCAATAGTGAAAGTGCAGTATTGCAACCAGATGGTATTTACACAGTCCCCGAAAAATGTCCAGTACCTGGATGTCGAGGCCAGGCTTTTATTCCAGTTAGGTCGTCGCCGAAGACAAAAACGATGGACTGGCAGACGGTAAGGATACAGGAGATACTAGATGATGATCAGAAGGATTGGGGAAGAGTGCCAAGAACAATGGATTGCGTTTTGACTGAAGATCTGGTTGATTCTCTTCTCCCTGGTGATAGTGTCATACTGAGCGGAATTGTAAAGATCTTAAAGGGTaagggtttttaattttttaatgcaaGACCTTCTTTGTCTTTGCTTATATTTCTTAATTAGTTGTAAAAACATGAATAGTAAGTGGCCTTTGCGGTGTGGTGGTTTGTCTTATATTACATTACGTACGGAGCGGACCTACTGGTCAGAAAGCACAGCTGTAGGGGTCCATTGCCTGTACACCTCTGAAATCAGGCTAAGCCCAACCAGGAGCCTAGGTTGAAGGGACGAATGGTGAATTTGATCTCAATCATAATCGTAACACGGGAAGCGTCGGATGATTTAGCCCATAATATGCATTGCACTTTTAATCGAAGGCAGAAAACCAGGAGATTGACTCCTGCACTACGCGGGCCATTGATCAgcatgtgaaaaagtttttagttaGTAATTTCCTAATCAACAGCTTTTCTGTGGACACTGGCAATTGGAATGGTAAACTCCAAAGTGAGATCCAGACAATGAAAGGCCCCGATTCAGTGTCTTGTCCTGGCTGTAGAAGGGCTCTTGAATTTTCACGGAATCCCACAATTCTGACAATCAGGGGACTCAATTCACCCAATTGGACAAGCAAACTCCCCAAAAATTGTCATTCTAGCCTGCATTGCTAAATTTTTTCATCTATCTTTAGCCGTAGGTTGTTTTTAGCCAAAGTGAAGTGCTAAACAGGAAAACTTTCTTATTCTGAACGCGTCCTACCTTTTATCCTAGTTTAGCTTCAATCTGTCTATACTCTACGCTCTTACGACCTTTTTCACGCAGCCTTGAAAGACAGGGATGAAAGGTTCTGGTCTTAAGCGTTATTTTCATGTTTTGGCTTTCGCAGCTTTACCCATATTCTTATTACCTTCGATTGTAAAGACACCTTGAACCAATAGCAAGGTAATCCCATTCTCTTTAGAAGTTATGCTATTCAGTGGTTCAGAGCATTCTAATTTAGGTTTTTGCCAGCTTCTTATATTCTGCTGGGCTTTTAGGCATGCTTGGCTATCACTCATGATATAAGATGtggctggatttttttttccataccaGATCTGCTATATTTGGTATCCAAATGGTAATAATTAGAATTGTAATagcatttaaataattttcgtCTCTAGAAGCGTTTTTGTTTGATTAAGTCACAAATCTGTCTATATAGATGTCGTAACAATTTCATGAAATACTACTGAAACCATCAGTCATGCTAATCtttttaccattattaagaagcTCATTTGGCCCCAagtccaattaaaaaaatttcaaaccacTAACCCTTATGACAGAATTGGTCTATCTTCTGCCTCATTTACGTAGGTTCTCGTTGTCATTCTAGCGAAAATTACAACGTCTCTTTTATCTGGAAAAAGTTGTGAATTATGAATTTGTGACCaagcttggatttttttttagcaatctTTCTCCTAATTCAAAcagcaaccaaaaaaattcctttctGAGGTGCGTCACAAGGTCATCAGCAGTTGCTTGGGTATATTCCCTACGTTTTCCTGTGGACAAACCCTGAAAGGGTTCTACAATGACATATTCTTTTCTACAAAATAGAGCCTGGTAGTATTGGATtacgaaaagaaattcaaattccACAATGGGATAAAATAAGAAGTGCAGGAATAATTCTGTAACTTCAATGTTCAGTAACAGTAATTTTTAGTAACAGTAAATTCAGTAACAGTAATTCAGTATAATTGAATTACTTTATGAAAAACGTTTATGTACTATTCATTAAGACTGAGGATttgcataatattttcttttttatttaggtgTGTGGATGCATCTAGCCTTAGCCGCTTAAGAGAGCCTTGACTAGAGTAAGGCTTTTTCTATCAATCCCGATGTAATAGACCAATCTTGATTTTCACACTTTTGCAGCAATATGGGATTCACTCTGTCCGCTTCATGTGCTTTGCAGGGTTTGCAGGGTCATAGCTTTTCAGATGACAACCCCCCCTTGAGAGGTCAACTTGTGCCCTGACACCCAAAGGTACAAATAGGACATTAGCTCTTACTTTCTATCAAGATTGGCTGTTATCCGACAACCTCCTCTGGTAAATGTGTCTATGAGAAGATTCCAGAAAACCTTTCCCCACCTATGAGTCAAATAATAAAGGAACTTGTATCTGTCTAGCTCTGGTTTGTATGcgcaaacaattttttaaaacttgctATAAGTTGAGAACGTCAGGAAAGTTTCGAAGCGATATTCCTTATCTTGTCCAAGCCACAGATCGCAATCACTAGACAGAAAAAAACTACTAGAGGATTGACTTCACTCTATAAAATAATTAGTTACATATTTTGTGGTcaatggaaaaaattgaaaaaactggtTGATTCATTGAATAGCTGAGAGGtaaaaatacatctgatttgtGCCCTCTTCTAAAGCCTTTATTGAACACTCTATATTGAGCGATAtcttatttgaaaataaggcgCTAAAATTCATCAAACAGAAAGGTTATACGTTATTTAGCGCTTCTTAAATACAAAGGCttacctaaaattttgaaattgagtttatcatgaaaatattaaTCTCAAATTCTATTTTAGGCGATGGCCAAAATATGACGCGACGACAAGACGAAAAGACGCTATATGATCCGTATATTGACGCTACTTCTGTACTGAACACCAAGCGAGGACATACCCTGAATCGTGAGTCAGACTGTGACGTTGTCGAATTCACTGAAGGTGATTACAATGAAATCCAACAAGTCCACTCTAAAGAGAACGTTCTTGCTCTTTTAGTCAAGTCCTTAGCCCCATCTATATACGGACATGATGTTGTCAAAGCTGGGTTACTTTTAACCTTACTAGGTGGTATTTCTCCTAGCAGTGAAGGAGTACAGATGAGAGGGGACCCACATCTATTAATTGTTGGCGACCCGGGACTGGGCAAGTCGCAACTCCTACAAGCAGTCACCCTTGCTGCGCCCCGAGGAGTTTATGTCTGTGGCACTACTACAACTAAATCTGGACTTACGGTCACTTTGTGTCGTGAGAGTGGGGGTAGTGGAGAATATTCTTTAGAGGCTGGTGCATTAGTCCTTGCTGATCAAGGAATATGCTGTATTGATGAGTTCGATAAAATGACCTCGCAACATCAAGCTCTCCTTGAAGCCATGGAACAGCAGAGTGTTAGTATAGCGAAAGCTGGGATTGTTTGCTCTTTGCCTGCTCGTACTTCAGTCATTGCAGCAGCTAATCCTCATGGTGGGCACtatgataaaaacaaaacagtatCCGAAAATATCCATTTAGGGCCAGCATTGCTGTCTAGGTTTGACATGGTGTTCATATTAGTTGATCGACCATCGGCCTCTCATGattacaaaatttcaaagcATATTATTGGACTTCATTCGAAAAATCATAATTCATTTGTCCCAGCTTCAATAGTAGCTGATGAAATATTGAGTGGGAGAGAGGAATTTATCAAAGACAAGCTAACAACAGATGACAATGTCATTCCTTTGAGTTTATTGCGAAAGTATATAGCCTACgctaaaaaatatgtaaaacctATTTTGTCAGATGAGGCGAAACGTAAATTACAAGAATTTTATCTTGAGCTACGGCAAAAAGCTGCACGCAGTGGTGATATAACTGCAGTCACAACTCGTCAGCTAGAAGCACTCATACGATTGGCCATAGCCCGTGCCAAAGCGGATCTAAGGGAAGAAGTAACTACAGAAGATGCATCTGATGTTATAGAAGTAATGAAATGTAGTCTTGCTGATACTGCAACCGACGAATTCGGTAATCTTGATATGCGTCGGTCACAACACGGTAGTGGCATGTCAAAAGCGAATCAAAAGCGTCGCTTCATCGCTACACTGCAATCTATTGCAGAGGGAAGCGAAAAGAGTATTTTTTCAGTGAAAGAGATGCAAGATATTGCAAACAGACTTGGGATAGATACTCAAAAATTTGGAGACTTTTTAAACTCAATGAATGATCAgggatatttattatttaaagggCAAGGGAAATACCAACTTCGAGTAGGAGACATTTAAAACCGTTTTATATTGattgtattttctatttatagttctgaataaaagaatattatctaaaaattcataaaaaagataaagtaaaaatagaaGTTAGACAGACAAAAGAAGTGGCAGAGTTTTTCACTCTTGTTACCAGGGGTTTCAATTTGAGGGAGAGGGATGAACTCGCCtccgaaatttgaaaaatatcgtttttggtatatttgactgaaaaatacatttgtatttttagtattgtcattgaaaaattgaataaaacaacaaaatcacccttctccctatattttgaaaatacaatttgcCCCCACCCACTCTCGTGAATTGAAGTCACTGTGTGTTCCATTTCtcttttgactttggctctttGCCTCTCAGTACTTTGAGATAGTACTGCCTTTAACCAGTAGCAAGCAAGCACAAATTTATTCTGGTCGTGGGAAACAAGAATCTTCAATTTGACTACTATTGTAGGTCAATCAAGGTACTGAGAAGCTACTATAATAACAAAAGTCTGAGTTCTATTCCCTCGTCAGCTTTCAGCTTTGACGTATATTAATCTTATTAAGCACAAGATACACAGATATGTATAATTCGTATCCCTGTAATTAGGCATACAAATTTTTGTTCTCTCCTAGAAACTCCGTgggtaaatatttttgatactaatagtgaTTGAACAGCGCAGGGATATGCGCGGGGGGCTGGCGGCCCACTCCACCCcaaaatcgtatttttttttattttgggcaCTTCttaattacattatcaaaaaaatagtttttattattgagCCCACCCCTCcctaattttttcattattgtacCTCCCCCAGGTAAAAAATCTTGTGTATGTGCCTGAAGCAATGCCTAGTGAGCTGATTTGTTGAAGCGACGTTTTGAATgaaatattatcttttatttaagGCGAACCTCCTCCGTTTTGATCTAAGGCTATTTTCCAATCTTAAACAATGCTCAATATATTTCTCAGGATTGGATATTTTTTAGTGATAAATTCCATGATTTTACTCCTAAGCACGGCCAAAATATgtatgaagatttttttttgaaaaataccagtggtaattaaataaaaaaataaactgtcaCCCTCACTCTATTTTCTGAAAAGCCCTATTTCAAGATCAtggaaacaaatgaaaatatggtGGCATATAGTTTGAAACAGTTTAGTTATCACTATCTTTTAGTAGTTATCTTCAAACATATAGTTTGAAACAGTTTAGGATTTTATTTATGTCATATGATTTCTacaaaaacttagtttttttttcaaaaatgacctCTTTTGACActacaaactttatttttgccCCATTACAGCCCTATAAAGTCAATAATGCTCAGGAAGGGTTAAATAGTTGTAATACATAttcgtaaagaaaaaaaaaacatattgccttttttattacataaaagAATGTTCTGTGGTGCctctatttttcatttgaatccGTCCATATCTTGTTTTACAAACCCTTACCTTGGGACCAAAAATTAGTCCATGTCAATAATACATTTGGATTCTGCGTTGAATCTTATTGACAGAATTATGTGTTTTAACTACGCCTTGATTCATTACGGTTTAGATAACTTTCTGGCAAGGTGTATCGTGAAAGGCTCGTAGATTGTTGTGCATTTTcagtttctgtttttattattggtcccgaagcggggggggggtagtaaTGTCCCAGTAGTGGCCACTTAAAAAGCTACTTACACTTTAAATgtttgttcaaatgagccctctcccgatctacTAGGACCCTTGATTTAAGAGAATTGCCCCAGAGAAAAACTTAGACCATTTAAACGTAAATTAACCACACTTCCCACAGGAAAATCTTGTCAGACAACTTGATACCAGCTGAAAATTTTCACTTGACAATTCCACCGCAACATTCCCTCCAAATGTAAAATTACGCATCCAAAGAGGAAAAAcgacaaatgaaaagaattcagggtaattcttcccaaaaattttctcccAACTGAAAATACCCCAGACAATCCCTCCCTCCTTGAGAAAACTCCTTCGTGAAAAATGTCCGCATGGATCTTAATAACAAATGCTAACTGTAAGCAATGGACAGACTATGAAACTTCAAATGgcacttaaacttctacaatgggcTCCCTAATTGTTTGGTACTTTGAGAGGGAGGGTGATGCCCCACATAATCCCACCCCCCGCAGGAAACTTCCCTGTGAAGAGTGTCTGCATAGTTCTTAATAAAGAATGTTATCTGTAAGCAATGGTCAGATTATGAAACTTCAAATGGcatttaaacttctacaatgggtTCCCTAATTGTTTGGCACTTAGGGAGGGAGGGTGATGCCCCAGATAATCCAACCCCCGCAGGAAACTCCCCCGTGAAAAGTGTCTGCATAGTTCGTAATGACAAATGctatctgtaagcaatggaGAGATTATGAAACTTCAGATGgcacttaaacttctacaatgggtTCCCTAACTGTTTGGTACTTAGGGACGGAAGGTGATGCCCCAGATAATCCCACCCCCCGCAGGAAACTCCCCCGTGAAAAGTGTCTGCATAGTTCTTAATAACAAATGctatctgtaagcaatggacaattataaagcttaaaatggcacttaaacttctacagtggggttcccTATTTGTTTTGTACTTAGAGTGAAATGGAAATGCCTCAAAAGGTGCATTTTAGTGCCAAAACATACCAGCCCTCATTAAGCCGTCAGATAAATACAGGATTAGTTCAAAGGGAAAGACGAGGGGAGGGCGGAGgaagaaattgatatataatccccAGGAACGTAACCAGTTTATTTTTTAGGAGGGGGTATCTATTTGGAAGAGGAgtccaataaaaactttaagatTACATCAAAATGTGAAACTGATATTTAATCGCTCATAATTTGTGGGAATGTTTCTGGTCTAGGCCTTTTAATATCTTTATCCACAGCTTTATTCTTTTAGGATCTATTTGCTATTATAGGTTGACTGGAATCTTCTAATTAGCATAAATATTGGAACACTGAATCAAATTCAATTAGAATTGTACATATATTTCTTCTATCTATGTTTTTATAGTAGCGTGTTTCAACACAGCAATAAATCAGAGGAtgagaaaagtaaaaatagtcAGAAATATGTTTATTGCATTATATCAGTATGTAAAGTTAAAAATCGGGAgcaatcaaatagttcgtggtaacgaacagtaaggaaagacccggctcaatagtaaccgaaactctgaaaaatggaattttgataccaatagttacattaaaagaatcatgtttttatgctgattttaaatatataagtttcatcaagtttagtcttacccatcaagaattacgagcatgagaaaatttgccttattttagaaaatagagggaaacatcccctgaaaaacaaagaatctcaacgaaaatcacgccttaagattcagcatatcagagaaccctgctgtagaagtttcaagctcctatctgcaaaaatgtagaattttgtatttttaccagaagacagatcacggatgcgtgtttatttgttgttgttttttttttttttttttttttttcagatgtgatcgtatcgacccagtgatccttgAATggcatgagagggctcattctaatggacaTTAAACTGCAGAAAATTGTTCAGTTTATTCTAActgaagaaaattcaaatgaatgtgcattgccagtttaatatatataatctgatatttattccttaaaatcttaacctttttttttttaaagttataaaagtgaaaacatttaaaagagttttttcagtaaagtgaaagTTATATTCTGGCTTTTAGAAAGCTTAGGGTTTtgaaccctactcatgttaatttttgctcgtttttgagTTTGGTTATTtagtgtaatttctcttcgttttgggtttcatctatttattgatgctgatttatGGTAGTTGTATACTTGGTAGATTagttgattctatttttgttcatctttggtttaatggagttcttgaatttttttcgaaaaaataattttgtgggaaatttttttttaattaatttctgatttgttaaatattgacattgtctttttcagggaaaaaggaaataataatttgaatCTTTCCGTTCAACTGccttaaacaaaatggctatatcaaaatattgatcggaagtgtttggagaaatgatgggtgttgggggaggggggttgattctccctctgattacttttgactattaaaaagagcactagcccttaCAATTTCCAATCGTACGAGtcgtttttgaagtttctatgacaactccttcggtacgaagtgccctggtctaaaaaaa includes:
- the LOC136039871 gene encoding DNA helicase MCM8-like isoform X2 codes for the protein MNRGGNRRPWGRPWPRNRGKAFYQNGIKQPLSESVMLQITDEAMKGWSLYFYDARYDESSITIQRISALCTFFSDQLDSQHAKDVAKNGYFQIEFSTLVNNDSLKLSIPDLKEIISDNAEYAFKCFGLAVYTVISTKVDMPAVIPRVNVRLINCEPLYQLKSIKANLFGKLVTVKGTVIRVTNVKPMVKFLAFKCRSCNSESAVLQPDGIYTVPEKCPVPGCRGQAFIPVRSSPKTKTMDWQTVRIQEILDDDQKDWGRVPRTMDCVLTEDLVDSLLPGDSVILSGIVKILKGDGQNMTRRQDEKTLYDPYIDATSVLNTKRGHTLNRESDCDVVEFTEGDYNEIQQVHSKENVLALLVKSLAPSIYGHDVVKAGLLLTLLGGISPSSEGVQMRGDPHLLIVGDPGLGKSQLLQAVTLAAPRGVYVCGTTTTKSGLTVTLCRESGGSGEYSLEAGALVLADQGICCIDEFDKMTSQHQALLEAMEQQSVSIAKAGIVCSLPARTSVIAAANPHGGHYDKNKTVSENIHLGPALLSRFDMVFILVDRPSASHDYKISKHIIGLHSKNHNSFVPASIVADEILSGREEFIKDKLTTDDNVIPLSLLRKYIAYAKKYVKPILSDEAKRKLQEFYLELRQKAARSGDITAVTTRQLEALIRLAIARAKADLREEVTTEDASDVIEVMKCSLADTATDEFGNLDMRRSQHGSGMSKANQKRRFIATLQSIAEGSEKSIFSVKEMQDIANRLGIDTQKFGDFLNSMNDQGYLLFKGQGKYQLRVGDI
- the LOC136039871 gene encoding DNA helicase MCM8-like isoform X1 — encoded protein: MSQKRSMNRGGNRRPWGRPWPRNRGKAFYQNGIKQPLSESVMLQITDEAMKGWSLYFYDARYDESSITIQRISALCTFFSDQLDSQHAKDVAKNGYFQIEFSTLVNNDSLKLSIPDLKEIISDNAEYAFKCFGLAVYTVISTKVDMPAVIPRVNVRLINCEPLYQLKSIKANLFGKLVTVKGTVIRVTNVKPMVKFLAFKCRSCNSESAVLQPDGIYTVPEKCPVPGCRGQAFIPVRSSPKTKTMDWQTVRIQEILDDDQKDWGRVPRTMDCVLTEDLVDSLLPGDSVILSGIVKILKGDGQNMTRRQDEKTLYDPYIDATSVLNTKRGHTLNRESDCDVVEFTEGDYNEIQQVHSKENVLALLVKSLAPSIYGHDVVKAGLLLTLLGGISPSSEGVQMRGDPHLLIVGDPGLGKSQLLQAVTLAAPRGVYVCGTTTTKSGLTVTLCRESGGSGEYSLEAGALVLADQGICCIDEFDKMTSQHQALLEAMEQQSVSIAKAGIVCSLPARTSVIAAANPHGGHYDKNKTVSENIHLGPALLSRFDMVFILVDRPSASHDYKISKHIIGLHSKNHNSFVPASIVADEILSGREEFIKDKLTTDDNVIPLSLLRKYIAYAKKYVKPILSDEAKRKLQEFYLELRQKAARSGDITAVTTRQLEALIRLAIARAKADLREEVTTEDASDVIEVMKCSLADTATDEFGNLDMRRSQHGSGMSKANQKRRFIATLQSIAEGSEKSIFSVKEMQDIANRLGIDTQKFGDFLNSMNDQGYLLFKGQGKYQLRVGDI